From a region of the Enterobacter cancerogenus genome:
- a CDS encoding Na/Pi cotransporter family protein, which translates to MLTLLHLLSAVALLVWGTHIVRTGVMRVFGARLRTVLSGSVEKKPLAFCAGIGVTALVQSSNATTMLVTSFVAQDLVALAPALVIVLGADVGTALMARVLTFDLSWLSPLLIFIGVIFFLSRKQSRAGQLGRVGIGLGLILLALELIVQAVTPITQANGVQVIFASLTGDIMLDALIGAVFAIVSYSSLAAVLLTATLTAAGVISFPVALCLVIGANLGSGLLAMLNNSAANAAARRVALGSLLFKLVGSLIILPFVHPLANLMDNLPLPKAELVIYFHVFYNLVRCLTMVPFAAPMARFCERLIRDEPELDARLKPKHLDTSVLDTPALAIANAARETLRMGDAMETMLEGLQKVMHGEPREEKELRKLADDINVLYTAIKLYLARIPQDELAEEESRRWAEIIEMSLNLEQASDIVERMGSEIADKSLAARRAFSVEGLKELEALHEQLVSNLKLALSVFFSSDVPSARRLRRNKHRFRILNRRYSHAHVERLHQQNVQSIETSSLHLGLLGDMKRLNSLFCAVAYSVMEQPDEDDERDEY; encoded by the coding sequence GTGCTGACGTTGTTACATCTGCTCTCTGCAGTCGCACTGCTGGTGTGGGGCACTCATATTGTCCGCACCGGCGTGATGCGCGTGTTTGGCGCGCGTTTACGCACCGTTCTCAGCGGCAGCGTTGAGAAGAAGCCGCTCGCCTTTTGCGCGGGCATCGGCGTAACGGCGCTGGTGCAAAGCAGTAATGCGACCACCATGCTCGTCACCTCGTTTGTGGCGCAGGATTTGGTGGCGCTCGCCCCGGCGCTGGTGATTGTTCTCGGTGCCGATGTCGGGACCGCGCTGATGGCGCGCGTGCTGACCTTCGATCTCTCCTGGCTGTCGCCGCTGCTGATATTTATCGGCGTGATTTTCTTCCTGAGCCGTAAGCAGAGCCGTGCCGGGCAGCTTGGCCGCGTGGGCATTGGCCTTGGGCTGATCCTGCTGGCACTGGAGCTGATTGTGCAGGCGGTGACGCCGATCACCCAGGCCAACGGGGTGCAGGTCATCTTTGCCTCCCTGACCGGCGATATCATGCTGGATGCGCTCATCGGCGCGGTGTTCGCCATCGTCAGCTACTCGAGCCTGGCAGCCGTGCTGCTGACCGCGACGCTTACCGCCGCAGGGGTCATTTCCTTCCCGGTGGCGCTCTGTCTGGTGATCGGTGCCAACCTTGGTTCGGGCCTGCTGGCGATGCTCAACAACAGCGCCGCCAACGCCGCCGCACGCCGCGTGGCGCTCGGCAGCCTGCTGTTTAAGCTGGTGGGCAGCCTGATTATCCTGCCGTTTGTCCATCCGCTGGCGAACCTGATGGATAACCTGCCGCTGCCGAAAGCCGAGCTGGTGATCTATTTCCACGTCTTCTACAACCTGGTGCGTTGCCTGACGATGGTCCCCTTCGCCGCGCCGATGGCCCGTTTCTGCGAGCGCCTCATTCGGGATGAACCCGAGCTGGACGCCCGCCTGAAACCGAAGCATCTTGATACCTCCGTGCTGGATACCCCGGCGCTGGCTATTGCCAACGCCGCCCGCGAAACGCTGCGCATGGGCGATGCGATGGAAACTATGCTCGAAGGGCTGCAAAAAGTGATGCATGGCGAGCCGCGCGAGGAGAAAGAGCTGCGAAAGCTGGCGGACGACATCAACGTGCTCTATACCGCCATCAAGCTCTATCTGGCGCGCATCCCGCAGGACGAGCTGGCGGAAGAGGAGTCCCGCCGCTGGGCGGAAATCATCGAAATGTCCCTCAACCTGGAGCAGGCCTCAGATATCGTCGAGCGCATGGGCAGTGAAATTGCGGATAAATCCCTTGCCGCGCGTCGCGCCTTCTCCGTTGAAGGGCTTAAGGAGCTGGAGGCGCTGCATGAGCAGCTGGTCAGCAACCTGAAGCTGGCGCTGTCGGTCTTCTTCTCCAGCGACGTACCGAGCGCGCGTCGGCTGCGGCGCAACAAGCACCGCTTCCGCATTCTCAACCGCCGCTATTCGCACGCCCACGTTGAGCGTCTGCATCAGCAAAACGTGCAGAGCATTGAGACCAGCTCCCTGCACCTGGGGCTGCTGGGCGATATGAAACGTCTTAACTCGCTGTTCTGCGCGGTGGCCTACAGCGTAATGGAGCAGCCGGACGAAGATGACGAGCGGGATGAGTATTAA